In the Setaria italica strain Yugu1 chromosome VI, Setaria_italica_v2.0, whole genome shotgun sequence genome, one interval contains:
- the LOC111257539 gene encoding uncharacterized protein LOC111257539 has product MVGKSSAKLNVIARGSPKLSRFLPTTSATKKYPSPKCSGAKRSGGSPQGKQRADWNPTFDKSLVEILHEYKDSGYRSDNGWNIEGCNKMVKEFHRRNKSVSYTRAQIQDKECQLKRYYKMLKAARMQSGSKWNEQRNMVEGSAAMWENLMVVS; this is encoded by the exons ATGGTTGGAAAAAGCTCCGCAAAGCTCAATGTGATTGCAAGGGGGTCACCAAAGTTGAGTAGGTTCCTACCTACAACAAGTGCTACCAAAAAGTACCCTTCTCCTAAATGCAGTGGGGCAAAGAGGAGTGGAGGTTCACCACAAG GAAAACAAAGAGCGGACTGGAACCCAACTTTTGATAAATCACTTGTTGAAATTCTGCATGAGTATAAAGATAGTGGCTATAGAAGTGACAACGGTTGGAACATTGAAGGGTGTAACAAGATGGTGAAGGAGTTTCATCGGAGAAACAAGTCTGTCTCGTACACAAGGGCACAAATTCAAGATAAAGAATGTCAGCTTAAGAGGTACTACAAAATGCTCAAAGCGGCAAGAATGCAAAGTGGGTCAAAATGGAATGAACAAAGAAATATGGTTGAAGGATCAGCAGCAATGTGGGAGAACCTCATGGTGGTAAGTTAA